A portion of the Streptomyces coeruleoprunus genome contains these proteins:
- a CDS encoding amidohydrolase family protein, whose translation MSSDSQQPRPPEGALTDTTALLLCGARLTDGRTVDVRLSGGRIEAVGTPGSLAAHGARVDLAGYLLLPAPAEPHAHADTALSADSPGPVSYAVEDVQRRATEAALLQLGHGATAVRAHVRIGDVQGLASLEAVLQARRSLRGLADLTAVAVPRLLTGVAGADGLAMLRDAVKMGASVVGGCPDLDPDPTGYVEAVLEVAAEQGCPVDLHTDGDDPARLARLAAMAGGLRPGVTIGPCGALGRLPADTRSRVADQLAAAGVAVVCLPQGGCAGTEVRDAAPVRLLRSAGVRIAAGGGALRDVANPVGRGDPLEAAYLLASQGGLRPAEAYGAVSGAAREAMGLPAVRVEAGFPAELLAVRGDRLAGVLSLAYSRIVVHRGRVVARTSAVREYCDSAAALDLPRQARPDARP comes from the coding sequence ATGTCCTCCGACAGCCAGCAGCCGCGGCCGCCCGAGGGCGCCCTGACCGACACCACCGCGCTGCTGCTGTGCGGCGCCCGCCTCACCGACGGCCGGACCGTCGACGTACGGCTCAGCGGCGGGCGCATCGAGGCCGTCGGGACGCCGGGCAGCCTCGCCGCCCACGGGGCCCGCGTCGACCTGGCCGGCTACCTCCTGCTGCCCGCCCCGGCCGAGCCGCACGCGCACGCCGACACGGCCCTCAGCGCCGACTCGCCGGGCCCCGTCTCGTACGCCGTCGAGGACGTCCAGCGCCGCGCCACGGAGGCCGCGCTGCTCCAGCTCGGCCACGGCGCGACCGCCGTGCGCGCCCACGTGCGGATCGGCGACGTACAGGGCCTCGCCTCGCTGGAGGCGGTGCTCCAGGCCCGGCGCTCGCTGCGGGGCCTGGCCGACCTGACGGCGGTGGCCGTGCCCCGGCTGCTCACCGGGGTGGCCGGCGCGGACGGGCTCGCGATGCTGCGGGACGCGGTGAAGATGGGCGCGTCCGTCGTGGGCGGGTGCCCGGACCTGGACCCGGACCCGACGGGGTACGTCGAGGCGGTGCTGGAGGTCGCCGCGGAGCAGGGCTGCCCCGTGGACCTGCACACCGACGGGGACGATCCGGCGCGGCTGGCCCGGCTGGCGGCGATGGCGGGCGGGCTGCGCCCCGGGGTGACGATCGGCCCGTGCGGGGCGCTGGGGCGGCTTCCGGCGGACACCCGGTCGCGGGTGGCGGACCAGCTGGCGGCGGCCGGGGTGGCGGTGGTGTGTCTGCCGCAGGGCGGGTGCGCGGGGACGGAGGTGCGGGACGCGGCGCCCGTACGGCTGCTGCGGTCGGCGGGGGTGCGGATCGCGGCCGGCGGCGGGGCGCTGCGCGACGTGGCGAACCCGGTGGGCCGGGGCGACCCGCTGGAGGCGGCCTACCTGCTGGCGTCGCAGGGCGGGCTGCGGCCGGCGGAGGCGTACGGCGCGGTGAGCGGGGCGGCGCGGGAGGCGATGGGGCTGCCGGCGGTGCGGGTGGAGGCCGGGTTCCCGGCGGAGCTGCTGGCGGTGCGGGGTGACCGGCTGGCGGGCGTGCTGTCGCTGGCGTACAGCAGGATCGTGGTGCACCGGGGCCGGGTGGTGGCGCGGACGAGCGCGGTACGCGAGTACTGCGACTCGGCAGCGGCCCTGGACCTGCCGCGCCAGGCCCGCCCCGACGCGCGTCCGTGA
- a CDS encoding SDR family oxidoreductase: MRIVIAGGHGRIALRLERLLAAAGHEVAGMIRQPEQADDLRDAGAEPVVLDLESASLEMVAAVLQGADAAVFAAGAGQGSGAARKATVDRDAAILFADAAERAHVRRHVVVSSMGADPDHKGDEVFDAYLRAKGAADAHVRSKSTLDWTILRPGILTDDAGTGLVRLEASTGRGPIPRDDVAAVLAELVETPATAGLTLEVISGSIPVSVAAKDVAGN, encoded by the coding sequence ATGCGCATTGTCATCGCTGGAGGACACGGTCGGATCGCCCTGCGCCTGGAGAGGCTGCTGGCGGCCGCGGGACACGAGGTGGCGGGGATGATCCGCCAGCCGGAGCAGGCCGACGACCTGCGGGACGCGGGCGCCGAACCGGTCGTGCTGGACCTGGAGTCGGCCTCCCTGGAGATGGTCGCGGCGGTGCTGCAGGGCGCGGACGCGGCGGTCTTCGCGGCGGGCGCGGGCCAGGGCAGCGGCGCGGCCCGCAAGGCCACGGTGGACCGCGACGCGGCGATCCTGTTCGCCGACGCGGCCGAACGGGCGCACGTGCGGCGCCATGTCGTCGTCTCGTCGATGGGCGCCGACCCCGACCACAAGGGTGACGAGGTCTTCGACGCCTACCTGCGCGCGAAGGGCGCGGCGGACGCCCACGTCCGGTCCAAGAGCACCCTGGACTGGACGATCCTGCGCCCCGGCATCCTCACGGACGACGCGGGGACGGGCCTGGTCCGCCTGGAGGCCTCCACGGGCCGCGGCCCCATCCCCCGCGACGACGTGGCCGCGGTCCTGGCCGAACTCGTGGAAACCCCCGCGACGGCGGGCCTCACCCTGGAAGTGATCAGCGGCTCGATCCCGGTCTCCGTCGCGGCGAAGGACGTGGCGGGGAACTGA
- a CDS encoding YajQ family cyclic di-GMP-binding protein — protein MADSSFDIVSKVERQEVDNALNQAAKEISQRYDFKNVGASISWSGDKILMQANSEDRVNAILDVFQSKLIKRGISLKALEAGEPQLSGKEYKIFATIQEGISQENAKKVAKIIRDEGPKGVKAQVQGEELRVSSKSRDDLQAVIALLKAQDFDFALQFVNYR, from the coding sequence ATGGCCGACTCCAGTTTCGACATCGTCTCGAAGGTCGAGCGGCAGGAGGTCGACAACGCCCTCAACCAGGCGGCGAAGGAGATCTCGCAGCGCTACGACTTCAAGAACGTCGGGGCGTCGATCTCCTGGTCCGGCGACAAGATCCTGATGCAGGCGAACTCCGAGGACCGGGTCAACGCGATCCTCGACGTGTTCCAGTCCAAGCTGATCAAGCGCGGGATCTCGCTCAAGGCGCTGGAGGCCGGCGAGCCGCAGCTGTCCGGCAAGGAGTACAAGATCTTCGCCACGATCCAGGAGGGCATCTCCCAGGAGAACGCGAAGAAGGTGGCGAAGATCATCCGCGACGAGGGCCCCAAGGGTGTCAAGGCGCAGGTGCAGGGCGAGGAGCTGCGCGTCAGCTCCAAGAGCCGCGACGACCTCCAGGCCGTGATCGCGCTGCTGAAGGCCCAGGACTTCGACTTCGCGCTGCAGTTCGTGAACTACCGCTGA
- a CDS encoding methylated-DNA--[protein]-cysteine S-methyltransferase, whose product MTVYAHVDSPLGTMLLVGEEAAEGGVALVSLSLPGQKGGASVRDGWRHAPGVFEGVAAQLREYFAGRLVRFDIPFVAGGTDFQRRVWRALEDIPYGTTVSYGDIAAHVGVRGAGVRAVGTAIGRNPLLVVRPCHRVIGADGSLRGYAAGADRKERLLGLEGALAP is encoded by the coding sequence ATGACCGTGTACGCGCACGTCGACAGCCCGTTGGGCACCATGCTGCTCGTCGGCGAGGAGGCCGCCGAGGGTGGCGTCGCCCTCGTCTCGCTGTCCCTGCCCGGACAGAAGGGCGGGGCCTCCGTACGGGACGGCTGGCGGCATGCGCCTGGTGTCTTCGAGGGCGTCGCCGCGCAGTTGCGGGAGTACTTCGCCGGGCGGCTCGTCCGGTTCGACATTCCCTTCGTGGCCGGGGGCACCGACTTCCAGCGGCGCGTCTGGCGGGCCCTCGAAGACATCCCGTACGGCACGACCGTGTCGTACGGCGACATCGCCGCGCACGTCGGCGTCCGGGGCGCCGGGGTGCGGGCCGTGGGCACGGCGATCGGGCGCAATCCGCTGCTGGTGGTACGGCCCTGCCACCGGGTCATCGGCGCCGACGGATCGCTGCGCGGGTACGCGGCCGGGGCCGACCGCAAGGAGCGGCTGCTGGGCCTGGAAGGCGCGCTCGCACCGTGA
- a CDS encoding alpha-ketoglutarate-dependent dioxygenase AlkB, which translates to MTGAGGGGALFRLSGDRAEVAPGAVHVPGWLPLERQRELVAACRDWARGPVPLRHTVLPNGGVMSVRTVCLGWHWQPYRYTRTADDVNGARVAPFPDWLGDLGRAAVAEAYGDDGGYAPDAALINFYDGDSRMGMHQDREERSGAPVVSLSIGDTCVFRFGNTESRGRPYTDVELVSGDLFVFGGPSRFAHHGVPKVYAGTGDPAVGMRSGRLNITLRETGLR; encoded by the coding sequence GTGACCGGTGCGGGTGGCGGCGGCGCCCTGTTCCGGCTGTCGGGCGACCGGGCGGAGGTGGCCCCCGGAGCGGTCCACGTACCCGGCTGGCTGCCCCTGGAGCGGCAGCGCGAGCTGGTGGCCGCGTGCCGGGACTGGGCGCGGGGGCCCGTGCCGCTGCGGCACACAGTGCTGCCCAACGGTGGGGTGATGTCGGTGCGAACCGTGTGCCTGGGCTGGCACTGGCAGCCGTACCGGTACACCCGGACCGCCGACGACGTGAACGGCGCCCGTGTCGCCCCCTTCCCGGACTGGCTGGGCGACCTGGGGCGGGCGGCGGTGGCCGAGGCGTACGGGGACGACGGCGGGTACGCGCCGGACGCCGCCCTGATCAACTTCTACGACGGCGACTCCCGGATGGGCATGCACCAGGACCGGGAGGAACGCTCCGGCGCCCCCGTGGTGTCGCTGAGCATCGGCGACACCTGCGTCTTCCGGTTCGGCAACACCGAGAGCCGTGGCCGGCCCTACACGGACGTGGAGCTGGTGTCGGGCGACCTGTTCGTCTTCGGCGGGCCGTCGCGCTTCGCCCACCACGGGGTTCCGAAGGTGTACGCCGGGACCGGCGACCCGGCGGTGGGGATGCGGTCCGGGCGGCTGAACATCACCTTGCGGGAGACGGGGCTGCGGTAG